A window of the Hordeum vulgare subsp. vulgare chromosome 5H, MorexV3_pseudomolecules_assembly, whole genome shotgun sequence genome harbors these coding sequences:
- the LOC123399016 gene encoding uncharacterized protein LOC123399016, whose product MGNSCVSDSGSPPLLGQAHDPTFVWKIHNFNQLRRRGVMSVCSAPFYCTGFTWFLGVAPRIKKAGSFRSYVSLSLGTRRDSVNMEPGYKLVAVFELSIYNHSNGMYHGYRASSSFDVMHPNSEFECLIPLSKLLKSSDFMDADCCVFGVKILQIDVFSPERKAITKDTTVQNLFIQKNRFIKQTYTTIIKDFPQLNSKDRICSPTFELGGHKWYLGIYPRGEQCSTGWLSVYLYRDAVDDDHPCKSGPAVELALSVVDQKFGVDHIRRSLGLVVFPSDHLHRWGFSKFCLLSIIMDRSRGYLMESSCAIEVGITVVGLSN is encoded by the exons ATGGGCAATTCCTGCGTTTCTGATTCAGGAT CTCCTCCACTGCTGGGACAGGCCCACGATCCCACCTTCGTATGGAAGATTCATAACTTTAACCAACTTAGGAGAAGGGGTGTTATGTCGGTTTGCTCTGCCCCTTTTTACTGCACCGGGTTTACCTG GTTCCTGGGGGTGGCCCCACGTATCAAGAAAGCTGGTTCTTTTCGTTCGTATGTGTCCCTCTCTCTTGGGACGCGCAGAGACTCCGTCAACATGGAGCCGGGGTACAAGTTGGTTGCAGTGTTTGAATTGTCAATATACAATCATTCAAATGGGATGTATCATGGATACAGAG CTAGCTCCAGCTTCGATGTCATGCACCCAAATTCGGAGTTCGAATGCTTGATTCCTcttagcaaactactgaaatcatCTGATTTTATGGATGCTGATTGCTGTGTCTTTGGTGTGAAGATATTACAAATTGATGTCTTTTCCCCCGAAAGGAAAGCTATTACGAAGGATACCACAGTTCAGAACCTCTTCATCCAGAAGAATAGATTCATCAAACAGACCTACACCACGATAATAAAGGACTTTCCTCAATTGAATTCAAAGGATCGCATCTGTTCGCCCACATTTGAATTGGGAGGACATAAGTG GTACCTCGGCATATATCCACGTGGTGAACAGTGCAGCACTGGTTGGCTCTCCGTGTACTTGTACCGGGACGCCGTGGACGACGATCACCCCTGCAAATCTGGACCGGCGGTTGAACTGGCTCTGTCCGTCGTAGACCAAAAGTTCGGGGTGGACCACATCCGCAGAAGCCTAG GACTGGTGGTGTTTCCGTCTGATCATCTACATCGATGGGGTTTTTCCAAATTCTGTCTGCTTAGCATCATCATGGACCGGTCCAGAGGCTACCTCATGGAATCGAGCTGCGCTATCGAGGTGGGGATCACCGTCGTTGGATTGTCGAATTAG
- the LOC123398691 gene encoding basic blue protein-like has protein sequence MASTGILLLLLAAAVAGPRHAGATEYTVGDSNGWTNGPNYLTWSQKYNFTTGDTLAFNYVPRQHDVLRVTRDAFQTCEPTAGQTVRKWASGRDVVDLAATGDYYFICNITGHCLGGMKFSVAVSAPPPPPPSPPPPPALPTSMPPPPSSGACGRRLARISGLAVIGLWISLLS, from the exons ATGGCCTCCACCGGCATCCTACTGCTTCTCCTtgcggcggcggtggcaggcCCACGCCACGCCGGCGCCACGGAGTACACCGTCGGCGACTCCAACGGGTGGACCAACGGCCCCAACTACCTGACCTGGTCGCAGAAGTACAACTTCACCACCGGCGACACTCTCG CGTTCAACTACGTGCCGCGGCAGCACGACGTGCTCCGGGTGACGCGGGACGCGTTCCAGACGTGCGAGCCGACGGCGGGGCAGACGGTGCGCAAGTGGGCGTCGGGCCGCGACGTCGTCGACCTCGCCGCGACGGGGGACTACTACTTCATCTGCAACATCACCGGCCACTGCCTCGGCGGCATGAAGTTCTCCGTCGCCGTGAGCGCgccgcctcctccgccaccgtcaccgcctcccccACCGGCCTTACCCACTTCCATGCCGCCGCCTCCAAGCTCCGGCGCATGCGGACGGCGCCTGGCGAGGATTTCCGGCCTCGCTGTGATCGGGCTGTGGATCAGCTTGCTGTCATGA